The Leishmania major strain Friedlin complete genome, chromosome 23 genome has a segment encoding these proteins:
- a CDS encoding putative acetyl-CoA synthetase, whose product MSSQVVSSPVTLKSPLSVSQHVGEFNSVRDTNVVEPTEANRTKSHVGPHLGSRMRIYEYSIEHNDVFWAEIARRDFYWKTTWPDDQHVKSYNFDKSKGPIFVKWFEGAVTNICYNALDRHLPAHKDRVCFYFEGNDPSVTEKVTYGSMYTRVVELANVLKHQYGITKGDRVGLYLPMIPFAAVAMLACARIGAVASVIFGGFSAQAIVTRVTDCSPKLIITADASSRGDKPILLKTIADQALDDCSVLGCNVPCLVFENMNRQFCKMKEGRDTWYGDALARLTPEQHEECPVEWMDAEDVLFLLYTSGSTGKPKAIVHTTAGYMVYASTTFMYSFDYHMDDVYFCTADIGWITGHSYVVYGPMIHCATSVLFEGVPNYPDYSRWWQLVEKYKVSILYTAPTAIRSLMQAGDDYVKVGNRSTLRVLGSVGEPINVEAWKWLRDVGGEGHCDVSDTWWQTETGGHMITPMPGCTPMKPGSATLPFFGVQPVILDPMKLNEKQGPAEGLLAIRAPWPGMARTIYGDHARFEKTYFDVDGYYMTGDGARRDSDGYYWITGRVDDVLNVSGHRIGTSEIEDAVNTHPAVVESAVVGFPQSIKGEGIYVFLTFHQGTEVTPELLAAVKATVRKVIGPLATPDVLHPTQEGLPKTRSGKIVRRILRKIATHNDDDLGDTSTLADPTVVEALKRSRAKWVDKK is encoded by the coding sequence ATGAGCAGCCAGGTCGTCTCCAGTCCGGTGACTCTGAAGAGTCCGCTGTCAGTCTCCCAGCATGTAGGCGAGTTTAACAGTGTGCGGGACACGAACGTTGTGGAGCCGACGGAGGCAAACCGGACAAAGTCGCACGTCGGCCCCCACCTTGGCTCCCGCATGCGCATCTACGAGTACTCCATCGAGCACAATGACGTCTTCTGGGCCGAAATTGCACGGCGCGACTTCTACTGGAAGACGACCTGGCCGGATGACCAGCACGTCAAGTCGTACAACTTCGACAAATCCAAGGGCCCCATCTTTGTGAAATGGTTCGAGGGCGCCGTGACAAACATCTGCTACAACGCGTTGGACCGCCACCTGCCGGCGCACAAGGATCGCGTGTGCTTTTACTTTGAAGGCAACGACCCGAGTGTGACGGAAAAGGTCACGTACGGCAGCATGTACACGAGggtggtggagctggcgAACGTGCTGAAGCACCAGTACGGTATTACAAAGGGCGACCGCGTTGGCCTGTATCTACCCATGATCCCGTTCGCTGCAGTGGCCATGCTCGCCTGCGCCCGCATCGGTGCGGTGGCCAGTGTCATCTTTGGCGGATTTTCGGCTCAGGCGATCGTGACTCGTGTCACGGACTGCAGCCCGAAGCTCATCATCACTGCTGACGCGTCCTCTCGCGGTGATAAGCCGATTCTGCTCAAGACGATCGCGGACCAGGCCCTGGACGACTGCAGCGTCCTGGGGTGCAACGTACCGTGCCTCGTATTCGAAAACATGAACCGTCAATTCTGCAAGATGAAGGAAGGCCGCGATACCTGGTACGGCGATGCCTTAGCGCGGCTGACGCCGGAGCAGCACGAGGAGTGCCCGGTGGAGTGGATGGACGCGGAGGATGTGCTGTTCCTGCTCTACAcctccggcagcaccggGAAACCCAAGGCCATCGTGCACACGACGGCGGGCTACATGGTGtacgcctccaccaccttcaTGTACAGCTTCGACTACCACATGGACGACGTGTACTTCTGCACGGCTGATATTGGCTGGATCACAGGCCACAGCTACGTCGTGTATGGTCCGATGATCCACTGCGCCACGTCGGTGCTGTTCGAGGGTGTGCCGAACTACCCCGACTACTCGCGCTGGTGGCAGCTCGTCGAGAAGTACAAGGTGTCCATTCTCTACACCGCGCCCACCGCAATCCGCTCCCTCATGCAGGCCGGCGACGACTACGTCAAGGTGGGCAACCGCAGCACCCTGCGTGTGCTGGGCTCCGTCGGCGAGCCGATCAACGTGGAGGCGTGGAAGTGGCTGCGCGATGTCGGCGGCGAGGGCCACTGCGACGTGTCAGACACGTGGTGGCAGACTGAGACGGGTGGCCACATGATTACACCGATGCCGGGCTGCACCCCCATGAAGCCCGGTAGTGCAACGCTGCCGTTCTTCGGTGTCCAGCCGGTTATTCTCGACCCCATGAAGCTGAATGAGAAGCAGGGCCCAGCGGAGGGCCTGCTCGCCATTCGTGCGCCGTGGCCAGGTATGGCCCGCACCATCTACGGCGACCACGCACGCTTTGAGAAGACCTACTTTGACGTGGACGGGTACTACATGACAGGCGACGGTGCTCGCCGCGACTCGGACGGCTATTACTGGATCACGGGCCGCGTCGATGACGTGCTGAACGTGAGCGGGCACCGCATCGGCACCAGCGAGATCGAGGACGCCGTCAACACCCACCCGGCAGTGGTGGAGAGCGCCGTGGTCGGCTTCCCTCAAAGCATCAAGGGTGAGGGCATCTACGTCTTCCTTACGTTCCACCAGGGGACGGAGGTGACGCccgagctgctggcggcggtaAAGGCGACTGTGCGCAAGGTGATTGGTCCGCTGGCCACGCCAGATGTGCTTCACCCCACGCAGGAAGGTCTGCCGAAAACGCGCTCCGGCAAGATTGTGCGCCGCATCTTGCGCAAGATCGCCACtcacaacgacgacgacctgGGCGACACCTCGACCCTGGCAGACCCCACCGTCgtggaggcgctgaagcGCTCGCGTGCAAAGTGGGTGGATAAAAAGTAG
- a CDS encoding putative 3-ketoacyl-CoA thiolase has translation MFRSSLTHLQAVSRVFIMGGHITPFVGKGSKLFIDKKHPDFGKKQNMTLEEILATTVQHTIENTGLNGKEDIVDQVVVGNFLGELFSSQGHLGPAAIGSLTYGQAGAKNPLMYKPAMRVEGACASGGLAVVSATNALKAGSADIALAVGVEVQTTATARVGGDYLARAADYQRQRKLDDFTFPCLFAKRMKYIAEHNHFTMEDTARVAAKAYANGNRNPLAHMHTRKLSFEQCNGEDPSNVKFLGNETYKEYLRMTDCSQVSDGGAGVVLANEEGLKKMGLSPNDSRLVEIKSIACAVSNLYEDPDDACCMFTSRQAAQKALSMANVKPSDLNVAEVHDCFTIAEMLMYEALGIAEYGHAKDLIRNGETTLEGRIPVNTGGGLLSFGHPVGATGIKQVMEVYRQMKGQCGAYQMKKIPALGATLNMGGDDKTAVSAVLQNI, from the coding sequence ATGTTCCGCTCTAGCTTGACGCACCTGCAGGCGGTGTCCCGCGTGTTCATCATGGGCGGCCACATCACCCCGTTCGTGGGCAAGGGCAGCAAGCTTTTCATTGACAAGAAGCATCCAGACTTTGGCAAGAAGCAAAACATGACGCTTGAGGAGATCCTTGCCACGACGGTGCAGCACACGATAGAGAACACCGGCCTCAACGGCAAGGAGGACATTGTAGACCAAGTGGTTGTCGGCAACTTCCTCGGCGAGCTCTTTTCGAGCCAGGGCCACCTCGGCCCAGCGGCGATCGGCAGCCTCACTTATGGTCAAGCCGGTGCGAAAAACCCGCTAATGTACAAGCCCGCCATGCGTGTCGAGGGAGCGTGCGCGTCTGGCGGTCTCGCCGTCGTATCGGCGACGAACGCCCTCAAGGCCGGCTCGGCCGACATTGCCCTCGCCGTTGGTGTCGAAGTGCAAACGACGGCCACCGCGCGCGTTGGTGGCGACTACCTCGCCCGTGCCGCGGACTACCAGCGTCAGCGCAAGCTGGACGACTTCACATTCCCGTGCTTGTTCGCCAAGCGCATGAAGTACATTGCCGAACACAACCATTTCACAATGGAGGACAcggcgcgcgtggcggccAAGGCGTACGCCAACGGCAACAGAAACCCTCTCGCCCACATGCACACCCGCAAGCTATCGTTTGAGCAGTGCAACGGCGAGGACCCGAGCAACGTGAAGTTTCTCGGCAACGAGACTTACAAAGAGTACCTGCGCATGACGGACTGCTCGCAGGtgagcgacggcggtgccggcgtcgTGTTGGCCAACGAGGAGGGCCTCAAGAAGATGGGCCTTAGCCCGAACGACAGCCGCCTCGTCGAGATCAAGTCGATCGCTTGTGCCGTGAGCAATCTTTACGAGGACCCCGATGATGCGTGCTGCATGTTCACCTCCCGCCAGGCAGCGCAGAAGGCGCTGTCGATGGCAAACGTAAAGCCGTCGGACCTCAACGTCGCGGAGGTGCACGACTGCTTCACGATTGCCGAGATGCTCATGTACGAGGCGCTCGGGATTGCCGAGTACGGCCACGCGAAGGACCTCATTCGCAACGGTGAAACGACGCTTGAGGGCCGCATCCCGGTTAACACCGGCGGCGGTCTCCTTTCCTTTGGCCACCCGgtcggcgccaccggcaTCAAGCAAGTCATGGAGGTCTACCGGCAGATGAAGGGGCAGTGTGGGGCGTACCAGATGAAGAAGATCCCGGCCCTCGGCGCGACGCTGAACATGGGCGGTGATGACAAGACGGCTgtgtcggcggtgctgcagaacATCTGA
- a CDS encoding oxidoreductase-like protein yields MSASAPRVGLLGAANIAWRAWTGVRANGMSVTRVGCRDVDRGRNFVKRVCDALKIDEAAVPAVCSYEELVSAADVDVVYIAIPVKARDHWVRECIKYKKHVVGEKPPATDAEMLRSWIEALDQQNLLYMDGTMLSHGKRVKEICAAVKQMGGPVKHIFANVTLGGDEAFLANNIRTNPELEPHGALGDLGWYCIRYALHLMDFQMPTEVTGRILKQNDKGAIISFIGDMTFEVGGEVALVSFFVSFEAAFEQTLHITTTEGMLQLDDMCLPMTSRPETVYYEVHNSSYDNVCESHNLHTEVKHTVNGDAPNSQCTELWGDVARILYADGEGDARRLKAKEESSRYWATVSWKTQAVMDKMLESALIGRNAAPTA; encoded by the coding sequence ATGAGTGCATCAGCTCCTCGTGTAGGCCTTCTCGGGGCGGCTAATATTGCCTGGCGCGCCTGGACCGGCGTTCGCGCGAACGGCATGTCGGTCACCCGCGTCGGGTGCCGCGATGTCGATAGAGGGCGCAACTTTGTGAAGCGGGTGTGCGATGCGCTCAAGATCGACGAGGCGGCTGTGCCGGCGGTTTGCAGCTACGAGGAGCTTGTGTCTGCTGCAGATGTGGATGTCGTTTACATTGCCATTCCCGTGAAAGCCCGTGACCACTGGGTGAGGGAGTGCATTAAGTACAAGAAGCACGTGGTTGGAGAGAAGCCGCCAGCCACCGATGCTGAGATGCTGCGCTCATGGATCGAGGCGCTTGACCAGCAGAATCTGCTTtacatggatggcacaatGCTCTCGCACGGCAAGCGGGTGAAGGAGATATGCGCGGCAGTGAAGCAGATGGGTGGGCCGGTGAAGCACATCTTCGCCAACGTTACGCTGGGTGGTGACGAGGCCTTCCTGGCAAACAACATTCGCACTAATCCAGAGCTGGAGCCGCACGGCGCCCTCGGCGATCTTGGTTGGTACTGCATCCGCTACGCTCTGCACCTCATGGACTTCCAGATGCCGACCGAGGTGACGGGCCGCATTCTCAAGCAGAACGACAAGGGGGCCATCATCTCTTTCATAGGCGACATGACATTCGAGGTCGGGGGCGAGGTGGCTCTTGTatcttttttcgtttcctttGAAGCGGCCTTTGAGCAGACTCTGCACATCACCACGACAGAGGGCATGCTGCAGCTAGACGACATGTGTCTGCCCATGACGAGCCGGCCCGAGACGGTGTACTACGAGGTGCACAACAGTAGCTACGACAACGTGTGCGAGTCGCACAACCTCCACACCGAGGTGAAGCACACAGTTAATGGTGACGCACCCAATTCGCAATGCACGGAGCTGTGGGGTGACGTAGCTAGAATCCTCTACGCAGACGGCGAGGGAGACGCGCGGCGGCtcaaggcgaaggaggagagctCGCGTTACTGGGCGACGGTGTCGTGGAAGACGCAGGCTGTGATGGACAAGATGCTTGAGTCTGCCCTTATCGGTCGCAACGCTGCACCTACTgcgtag
- the PRI1 gene encoding putative mitochondrial DNA primase has translation MLNAIRKHPEGSIEEQPQVVTEKHSEEMATAQEQYHEHTHDRHPAIQETEEAHEHHYHHDAASEKVTSSRYNAASAEAETDATGGSDAMDDATSNGSSSSRKTAMVKGYRIDEVGALCSSSDAMFARRLPSGGCQFFAWPGTPLSVASSAIVSMPDTIRTVHAVFGRAGTPIDIVMDIDAQVPQEYWTMSKIRVYQRKVLDDVLTPLKEEIEKIGEEIETQVVLQSPNLKKASFHVHTRLKDAAFADFYSLHGFLFRFQDRLPNVDLQIYRPNGMLRMFSCMKENRTSAIIVFDESKWNIGFPGGKVSDEQAALHSICVRDPSTFSRVLTFEAPRQSNMPAYGGSKGACGDGSEGALRPPQVLLPLTEKEAIESASRWLRQATEVEVGEWRTWIGLGLCAYRVAYHFRNARNLPRPAMAEMLDAWTEASRKCPLKFHSGECEARWAAFDPEKLGSQSDWWSAYKRLGRLEVPMREAMEREAAFAARCASRYQAAPAAEVPFAPEPPQSAAAVGSVTSASRKMKQQKKAFRRA, from the coding sequence ATGCTGAACGCGATTCGAAAGCATCCGGAAGGTTCCATCGAGGAGCAACCGCAGGTTGTTACGGAGAAACACAGCGAAGAGATGGCCACTGCCCAGGAGCAGTaccacgagcacacacatgACCGCCACCCCGCGATCCAGGAGACTGAGGAGGCTCATGAGCACCACTACCATCATGACGCGGCGAGTGAGAAGGTCACCAGCAGCAGGTACAATGCCGCATCAGCCGAGGCAGAGACGGACGCCACCGGGGGGAGCGACGCCATGGATGACGCCACCAGCAACGGTTCATCGTCATCGCGGAAGACGGCGATGGTGAAGGGCTACCGCATTGATGAGGTCGGCGCGCTATGCAGCTCGTCGGATGCCATGTTCGCCCGGCGTCTCCCGTCCGGCGGGTGCCAGTTCTTTGCATGGCCTGGTACGCCGCTGTCCGTGGCAAGCTCGGCGATTGTGTCGATGCCGGATACGATCCGCACTGTGCATGCCGTCTTTGGCCGCGCCGGAACGCCGATCGACATTGTGATGGATATCGACGCTCAGGTGCCGCAGGAGTATTGGACAATGTCGAAGATTCGCGTCTATCAGCGCAAGGTGCTAGATGACGTGCTGACTCCGCTGAAGGAGGAGATTGAGAAGATTGGCGAGGAGATCGAGACACAGGTTGTGCTGCAGTCACCGAACCTGAAGAAGGCGTCCTttcacgtgcacacacggcTGAAGGATGCGGCCTTCGCAGACTTCTACTCCCTCCACGGATTCCTCTTCCGTTTTCAGGATCGACTCCCGAATGTCGACCTACAGATTTATCGGCCGAACGGCATGCTACGCATGTTCAGCTGCATGAAGGAGAACCGCACGAGCGCCATCATCGTCTTCGACGAGTCCAAGTGGAACATTGGCTTCCCGGGCGGGAAGGTGAGCGacgagcaggcggcgctACACTCCATCTGCGTGCGCGACCCGTCTACGTTCTCGCGCGTGCTTACCTTCGAGGCACCGCGGCAGAGCAACATGCCCGCGTACGGCGGCAGCAAGGGAgcgtgcggcgacggcagcgaaggTGCTCTCCGGCcgccgcaggtgctgctgccactgacggagaaggaggcaaTCGAGAGCGCGTCTCGATGGCTGCGGCAGGCGACGGAGGTAGAGGTGGGAGAGTGGCGCACGTGGATCGGCCTGGGGCTGTGCGCCTACCGTGTGGCCTACCACTTCCGCAACGCCAGGAATCTGCCTCGGCCGGCTATGGCGGAGATGCTTGACGCGTGGACGGAGGCAAGTCGCAAGTGCCCACTCAAGTTCCACAGTGGCGAATGCGAGGCGCGCTGGGCCGCCTTCGACCCCGAGAAGCTTGGCAGCCAATCCGATTGGTGGTCAGCGTACAAGCGCCTCGGCCGCTTAGAGGTGCCGATGCGCGAAGCCATGGAGCGTGAGGCCGCGTTTGCTGCGCGGTGCGCCTCACGCTACCAGGCTGCTCCGGCAGCTGAAGTGCCCTTCGCGCCAGAGCCGCCGCaatccgccgccgccgtcggaAGCGTgacgtcggcgtcgcgcaAGATgaagcagcagaagaagGCGTTCCGTCGGGCTTAG